Genomic segment of Nitrospiria bacterium:
TCGAGCGTGGCGGGAAGGCCGAATTAATTCCGATCTACGGTTCGGACGAGATTGCGGATGTGACGGGCGCGGGGGACACCGTGATTGCGATCTTCACCCTCGCCCTGGCCTGCGGAGCCACGCTCCTGGAGGCGGCCCAATTGGCCAACATCGGCGGGGGAATCGTCGTGATGAAACGAGGGACGGCGACGGTCGGTTGGGGAGAGCTGGAAGCGGCTCTAAAGAAGCCGCTGTGAGGCGATGAAGCCCGACCGTAAATTAAAAACCCTGCGGGGATTGACGCCGGTGGTCCGAAAGCTGAGGCGACAGGGAAAAAAAATCGTCTTCGCGAACGGATGCTTCGATCTTCTCCATGTGGGTCACGCTCGTTATTTGAAAGGGGCCAAGGCGTTGGGGGACGTGCTGATCGTGGGGATCAACGGGGACCGGTCGGTCCGCCGCCTCAAGGGAAGGGGCCGGCCGCTGATGCCGGAGGCGGCGCGCGCCGAGTTGATCGCGGGTTTCGAATGCACGGACCATGTTGTTATATTCCATGAACTCGACGCGCTGCGGCTTTTGGGCGCGCTCCGTCCGGATGTTCACGCCAAGGGCGGCGATTACACGACCGACACGGTTCCGGAGCGGGCCTTTGTGAGATCCTACGGGGGGCGCGTGGCCATCGTCGGCGGACCGAAGGTGCGATCCACCCGCGAAATCATCGAACAGGTGAAGCGATCTCCGAGGCGCGGCCAATGAACGGGAGGAAGACCATGGCGATCGACAAAGAACTTCTTGAAATCCTGGCCTGCCCCAAGTGCAAGGGGGATATCCGACTCAATGCCCGGGGCGATGGATTGATCTGCGACGCCTGCCGGCTGATGTACCCGATCAAGGAAGATATTCCGGTGATGTTGATCGAAGAAGCGGTAAAAATTGAGGGGCTGGGGAGGTCGTGAACACCCATTGCGAGCGCCATCCTCGCCCCTTAGGGCGGGGTTAGCGGGCAGAGTAGGAATGACAGGTTCATTTCATCTCGGGTCGAAGAATCCTCCCCCTTCGAGGGAGGGGTTCTTCAATTTTTTCGAGATCGTCCGGCAACACCGGATCGTTCTCAGCGGTGTCATCGGGGCTGTCCTGATTTATCTTTCCAGGCCGACCGTCGGCTCTTTATTGGCCGGCCTGCCGTTTGTGCTGGTGGGGGAAGCGATTCGGACCTGGTCGTCCGGTTATATCCGCAAGAACAAGGCGCTGGCCACCGACGGTCCCTACGCCCACACCCGAAACCCGCTCTATTTGGGCAGTTTCGGGATCGGGGTGGGATTCGTGGTGATGGGAAACAGCGTTTGGGTCCTGGTCATTTTCCTCTCGGCCTTCGGCCTGGTTTATTGGGGGGTGATCCGATCCGAGGAAGACTACCTGGCCCGGGTCTTCGGAGCCCGCTTTGAGGAATACGTCCGGACGGTGCCAAGATTTCTTCCGCGCTGGACCCGCTCGCCCTATGAGGCCGGCGGGTTTGATTGGGCCTTGGTGTGGAAACACCGGGAGTACCAGGCCTGGGCGGGCATCGCCGGAGGCGTGGCGATCCTCATCGTCAAGATACTGGCCCTGACATGAGCGACGGAGCGCACGCGGCCCCCCCGATATTGCTATGCTAAAGCTGACCGCGATCGTTCCCGTTTACAATGAAGAACAAAACCTGGAGGACTGTCTTCGGGGTTTGATCTGGGTGGATGAGATCCTCGTGGTGGATTCCTTCAGTCGCGACGGCACGCTTTCCATCGCCCGTCGTTACACCGACCGGATTCTCCAACACGAGTACGTCAATTCCGCCGCGCAGAAAAACTGGACGATTCCGCAGGCCCGGCATGACTGGGTTCTGATCGTGGACGCCGATGAACGGGTGACCGACGCCCTTCGGGACGAGATCCGGCGGGTGCTGGGCGCCGAGGGCGGGCCCCCAGACGACGGATATCGGATCCGGCGCCAGACCTATTTCTGGGGTAAACCGATCCGGTATTGCGGCTGGCAGAACGACCGGGTCCTTCGGCTCTTCAACCGTCACAAGGGCCGATACGAGGAGAAGGAGGTCCACGCGGATGTCGTGATCCAGGGGAAGACGGGGGATCTGAAATCGCCGCTGATTCATTATACCTACCGGGATTTCAAGCAATACTTCGGGAAATTCCATCGTTACACGGAATGGGGGGCGTTGGAGCTGCAGAAGCGCGGAAAGCGGGCTCGATGGTATCATCTCCTGCTGCATCCGGCCTTCCGGTTTCTGCGGATGTATATTTTTCAGCGTGGGTTCCTGGACGGCCTGCACGGTCTGGTGCTCTGCCTGCTGGCGGCCTTCAGCGTTTTCACCAAATATGCCAAGTTATGGGAAATGAACCAAAAAAAATCCTTGTGATCCAGACCGCTTTTCTCGGCGACGTGGTGCTGACCACGCCGCTCCTCCAGGCCCTCCGTGATCGGTTCCCCAAGGCCTATCTCGCCGTTCTCGTTATCCCCGGGACCCGGGATATCCTCGCCGGTCATCCCGGATTGGACGAGGTCCTGGTCTACGACAAGAAAGGCGGGGAGCGCGGCCTTCGCGGCTTTCGATCCATCGTGCGGCGGCTGGCGGAAAAACGCTTCGATGGCTGTCTGCTGCCGCATCGGTCCTTCCGGTCGGCGCTTCTGGCCTTCGCGGCCGGCATACCGATGCGGATCGGGTTTTATCAGTCGCCGGGTTGTTGGCTCTATTCGCGACGCGTCTGGCGGGATTCATCCCGTCATGAAGTTCGCCGAAACCTGCAGCTGTTGGGGCCTCTCTTCCCCGAGCGCTCCGCGGACCGGGCCCTCCCAAACGAGAGACTTTGGGTTGCGTCGGACACGGAGGACCGGGAATGGGCGCGTCGCTTTCTGGCCGAGCAGGGCATCGGTCCGGACGATTCCGTGATCGGAATCGCTCCCGGTTCCGTCTGGGCGACGAAGCGCTGGATCCCGGAAGGTTTCGCGGCCGTGGTCGACGGCCTGGCCGTCACGTACAAACGGAAGGTGGTGCTCCTGGGCTCCCGTGAGGACCGGGTGGTGGTCGATGAGATCATGAAGCGGTGCCGGGAGCACCCGATCGACCTTTCCGGACGAACGACGCTGCGGCAGCTCGCGGCCGTCCTCAAACGTTGCGAACTCTTGGTCACGAACGACAACGGCGCGATGCATGTCGGCGTGGCCCAGGATCTTCCGGTCGTCGCCATATTCGGTTCGACGACCTTGAGTCTCGGCTACGGGCCGTTCACGGATCGGGCCGAGGTGGTGGAACGCTCGCTCGATTGCCGTCCATGCGGTAGACACGGGTATTCGGAATGCCCGCGGGGCCATTTCAACTGCATGAGGAAAATCACGCCCGAAGAAGTGTTGAAGGCGGCGGAGAAAATGATGCAGAAAGCGTCACCGGAATTGTAGGGGCAGCCCTCTTTGCCTGCCCAGTTCTTTCGGGGATATGAGGGCGGACACGGGGGTCCGCCCCCACGGCGATGGAAAGAATCCTTATCATTAAATTAGGCGCGGTCGGCGATGTGATTCATACCCTTCCGGTGCTTGAGACGTTGCGGAATAGTTTCCCTAAGGCCCATATCGGATGGGCCGTGGAGGGGGCCGCCGCACCGGTTCTGAAGGGGAATCCGGCTTTGAGCGAGTTGATTCCGTTGGAACGGAAAAAGCTTCGCGGGGTGTCGGGTCTTGTCTATTTCAGGCGGTGGCTTCGATCGCTCCGGGAAAAAAAATTTGATACGGCACTCGATCCCCACAATTTGTTCAAAAGCGGCGTGATCGCCTACGGCAGCGGGGCGGCCCTCCGGATCGGATTCCAAAAATTCCGGGAGGGTAATTTTCTCTTCACGAATCGCCGGGTCCAGCCCGATCCACGGCATCGGCATGCGGTTGAGAAATATCT
This window contains:
- a CDS encoding glycosyltransferase family 2 protein, with protein sequence MLKLTAIVPVYNEEQNLEDCLRGLIWVDEILVVDSFSRDGTLSIARRYTDRILQHEYVNSAAQKNWTIPQARHDWVLIVDADERVTDALRDEIRRVLGAEGGPPDDGYRIRRQTYFWGKPIRYCGWQNDRVLRLFNRHKGRYEEKEVHADVVIQGKTGDLKSPLIHYTYRDFKQYFGKFHRYTEWGALELQKRGKRARWYHLLLHPAFRFLRMYIFQRGFLDGLHGLVLCLLAAFSVFTKYAKLWEMNQKKSL
- a CDS encoding adenylyltransferase/cytidyltransferase family protein, translated to MKPDRKLKTLRGLTPVVRKLRRQGKKIVFANGCFDLLHVGHARYLKGAKALGDVLIVGINGDRSVRRLKGRGRPLMPEAARAELIAGFECTDHVVIFHELDALRLLGALRPDVHAKGGDYTTDTVPERAFVRSYGGRVAIVGGPKVRSTREIIEQVKRSPRRGQ
- a CDS encoding Trm112 family protein, producing MAIDKELLEILACPKCKGDIRLNARGDGLICDACRLMYPIKEDIPVMLIEEAVKIEGLGRS
- a CDS encoding isoprenylcysteine carboxylmethyltransferase family protein, which gives rise to MTGSFHLGSKNPPPSREGFFNFFEIVRQHRIVLSGVIGAVLIYLSRPTVGSLLAGLPFVLVGEAIRTWSSGYIRKNKALATDGPYAHTRNPLYLGSFGIGVGFVVMGNSVWVLVIFLSAFGLVYWGVIRSEEDYLARVFGARFEEYVRTVPRFLPRWTRSPYEAGGFDWALVWKHREYQAWAGIAGGVAILIVKILALT
- the waaF gene encoding lipopolysaccharide heptosyltransferase II gives rise to the protein MGNEPKKILVIQTAFLGDVVLTTPLLQALRDRFPKAYLAVLVIPGTRDILAGHPGLDEVLVYDKKGGERGLRGFRSIVRRLAEKRFDGCLLPHRSFRSALLAFAAGIPMRIGFYQSPGCWLYSRRVWRDSSRHEVRRNLQLLGPLFPERSADRALPNERLWVASDTEDREWARRFLAEQGIGPDDSVIGIAPGSVWATKRWIPEGFAAVVDGLAVTYKRKVVLLGSREDRVVVDEIMKRCREHPIDLSGRTTLRQLAAVLKRCELLVTNDNGAMHVGVAQDLPVVAIFGSTTLSLGYGPFTDRAEVVERSLDCRPCGRHGYSECPRGHFNCMRKITPEEVLKAAEKMMQKASPEL